In Gadus morhua chromosome 2, gadMor3.0, whole genome shotgun sequence, a single window of DNA contains:
- the sun1b gene encoding SUN domain-containing protein 1 isoform X1: MYYSLRAGCCPGPGPQLLPTGAREQEEESKRRMNMDFSQLHTYTPPQCAPDNTGYTYSLSSSYSTAALEFEQQHQLAPVFDSPRMSRRSLRLQTGGAGLYGDDSHADGPQNHVSYTTNTTTSSSSRKETRTPRNRKQQQAVSQTLSLSQMDTPRQTLSFSALSTPVAGGGLQHAGLATDTTLLSSTSASTSVPGQASLRQRASTTTTTTTTADGYWGSGHDVELTGRSTSHGHGLNGGAAGSVSKSSEHTTAANGYICKDCSIHSPSTGGLSAHCASSSSSSSSLGAQAAASATGAFSSFSSSSSLSSSSMSPSSSIYSRDKSRRNKTGVLASVSSTCVRYGRKAVAPVVSLFTLLFSSVLWLGSRARSQGKGYLTSFSDSVRRVVTSSMSSVWLFKQNAVRRIRGHRATGYEGEAHSSFCGSMNVKDLVTGDSSHLKLNGSLCDDCKGKQSSHAAVTQSVLLLSQSATQSSTQSSTQSSTQSSTQSRTQRLGGALLSFLACTGSCLLVPGYGVVRAGKALGSGAGVAVYTVVHTVFRKLVSLIYFVLAAPVRVGWGLLWFLATGWYQLVSFMSLLNVFFLTRCVPLLWRLLLLLLPLLLLLALWWWGPSTAALLAYLPATNLSLWRPASPLVLLSSLLPASGPPPAPVLEAEPTLSHATPATPISAVPPALPPAAAAALASLDLERLERLEQRLALLWEQVQRGDQQQEQRFGDTLVLHSSLREELRTQTDRDSLGLWVSGLLEGKLGALRAELEAGDAHRAQKEELLQQNRAERLAEVESLLALLASRTEEVQQKQHHYKVEREEETMKAMREAAILAEAPDVPVAPISVGVNQEDHEALLAEVRRLEAELGRVRADLQGVLGCKGKCGQLDTLHDTISAQVSSEVSSQVRRELRALFYGSGQAGEGHHGDGDDALPESLVLWLSERYVGGPELQASLAALELAILSDVSQQLERSRGQALLDAQAQAQSVSETVRQTVSHSVQHSATAQGLSEEQVQLIVQNALRLYSQDRTGLVDYALESGGGSILSTRCSETYETKTALMSLFGLPLWYFSQSPRVVIQPDVYPGNCWAFKGSQGYLVIRLSLRVKPTAFCLEHIPKSMSPTGTITSAPRNFTVYGLGDEYQEEGKLLGEYVYQEDGDSLQTFPVMKNEQAFQIIEVRVLSNWGHPEYTCLYRFRVHGEPRPQQ, translated from the exons ttCCAGCTACTCTACAGCGGCCCTAGAGTttgagcagcagcaccagctcgCTCCCGTGTTCGACTCTCCCAGGATGTCGCGCCGGAGCCTGCGCCTGCAGACCGGTGGTGCCGGTCTCTATGGCGACGACAGCCATGCCGACGGCCCCCAGAACCACGTCAgctacaccaccaacaccaccacaagcagcagcagcaggaaggagACTCG gacgccTCGCAACaggaagcagcagcaggccgTCTCTCAGACCCTGTCCCTGAGCCAGATGGATACGCCCCGACAGACGCTGTCCTTCTCTGCCCTCAGCACCCCTGTGGCGGGCGGAGGCCTTCAGCACGCCGGCCTCGCCACCGACACCACCctgctctcctccacctccgcctccacctccgtcCCCGGCCAGGCCAGCCTGAGACAAcgtgcctccaccaccaccaccaccaccaccactgccgaTGGATACTGGG GGTCAGGTCATGATGTTGAACTCACAG GGCGCAGTACTAGCCACGGCCACGGCCTCAACGGGGGCGCCGCCGGCAGCGTGTCCAAGTCTTCCGAACACACCACCGCCGCCAACGGCTACATCTGTAAAGACTGCTCCATACACTCCCCCAGCACGGGCGGCCTAAGCGCCCACTGCGCCTCATCTTCGTCCTCTTCATCATCTCTGGGCGCCCAGGCCGCCGCGTCCGCGACCGGCGCTTTTTCCTCCttctcgtcgtcgtcgtcgctgTCGTCTTCATCCATGTCGCCCTCCTCCAGCATATACTCCCGAGACAAGAGTCGAAGGAACAAAACGG gcgtcCTGGCGTCTGTGTCCAGCACATGCGTGCGCTACGGCAGGAAAGCGGTCGCCCCCGTGGTGTCCCTCTTCACGCTGCTGTTCAGCAGCGTGCTCTGGCTAGGCTCGAGGGCCAGGAGCCAGGGGAAag GCTACCTGACGTCCTTCTCAGACTCTGTCAGACGAGTGGTGACCTCCAGCATGTCCAGTGTGTGGCTGTTTAAGCAGAACGCTGTCCGTAGGATCAGAGGCCACAGGGCCACTGGCTATGAAGGAGAAG CTCACTCCAGCTTCTGTGGAAGCATGAATGTAAAAGATCTGGTAACGGGAGACTCGTCGCATCTTAAACTCAACGGCTCCCTGT GCGACGACTGTAAAGGGAAGCAGTCCTCCCACGCTGCAGTGACACAGTCTGTCCTGCTGCTCTCCCAGTCCGCCACCCAGTCCTCCACCCAGTCCTCCACCCAGTCCTCCACCCAGTCCTCCACCCAGTCCAGGACTCAGCGTCTTGGGGGGGCGCTGCTGAGCTTCCTGGCTTGCACAG GTTCCTGCCTTTTGGTACCAGGCTACGGTGTGGTGCGTGCGGGCAAAGCGCTTGGCTCCGGGGCCGGGGTCGCGGTCTACACGGTGGTCCACACGGTGTTCCGGAAGCTGGTCTCGCTGATCTACTTCGTTCTAGCGGCTCCAG TGCGTGTGGGCTGGGGACTGCTGTGGTTCCTGGCGACAGGATGGTACCAGCTGGTGTCCTTCATGTCTCTCCTCAATGTTTTCTTTCTTACCCG ATGCGTTCCCCTACTTTGGAGactgctgctccttctcctaCCTCTTCTACTCCTGCTAG CTCTCTGGTGGTGGGGTCCGTCCACTGCAGCCCTCCTGGCCTACCTGCCGGCCACCAACCTGAGCCTGTGGCGGCCCGCCTCGCCCCTGGTCCTCCTGTCCAGCCTGCTCCCGGCCTCCGgacccccgcccgcccccgtCCTGGAGGCGGAGCCGACCCTGAGCCACGCCACGCCGGCCACGCCCATCTCCGCTGTGCCg cctgccctcccccccgcggcggcggcggccctaGCCAGTCTGGACCTGGAGCGTCTGGAGCGTCTGGAGCAGCGTCTGGCTCTTCTCTGGGAGCAGGTCCAGCGGGGGgaccagcagcaggagcagcgctTCGGGGACACGCTGGTCCTCCACAGCAGCCTGCGGGAGGAGCTGCGCACCCAGACGGACCGCGACAGCCTGGGCCTCTGGGTGTCCGGCCTGCTGGAGGGGAAGCTGGGCGCGCTGCGGGCGGAGCTGGAGGCGGGCGACGCCCACAGGGCACAG AAGGAGGAGCTTCTGCAGCAGAATCGAGCCGAGCGATTGGCCGAGGTGGAGTCTCTGCTGGCCCTACTGGCCTCCAGGACTGAG gaggtgcagcagaagcagcatCACTACaaagtggagagggaggaggagaccatGAAGGCAATGAGAGAGGCCGCCATTCTAGCGGAGGCTCCAGACGTACCGGTGGCGCCCATCAG CGTGGGGGTCAACCAGGAGGACCACGAGGCCCTGCTGGCGGAGGTGAGGcggctggaggcggagctgggGCGCGTCCGGGCCGAcctgcagggggtgctggggtgCAAGGGGAAGTGCGGGCAGCTGGACACCCTCCACGACACG ATCTCCGCCCAGGTGTCCTCCGAGGTCTCCTCCCAGGTGCGTCGGGAGCTGCGGGCGCTGTTCTACGGCTCGGGCCAGGCGGGCGAGGGTCACCACGGCGACGGCGACGACGCGCTGCCCGAGAGCCTGGTCCTCTGGCTGTCCGAGCGCTACGTGGGCGGGCCCGAGCTGCAGGCGTCCCTGGCCGCTCTGGAGCTGGCCATCCTGAGCGACGTGTCCCAGCAGCTGGAGCGCAGCCGCGGGCAGGCCCTGCTGGacgcccaggcccaggcccagagCGTCAGCGAGACCGTCCGCCAGACCGTCAGCCACAGCGTCCAGCACAGCGCCACCGCCCAGGGGCTGTCTGAAGAG caaGTGCAGCTGATCGTCCAGAACGCCCTGAGACTCTACTCCCAGGATCGGACGGGCCTAGTGGACTACGCTCTGGAGTCTGGAG GAGGCAGCATCCTGAGCACTCGCTGTTCTGAGACCTACGAGACCAAGACGGCCCTGATGAGTCTGTTCGGCCTTCCTCTGTGGTACTTCTCCCAGTCGCCGCGCGTCGTCATTCAG CCGGACGTGTACCCGGGGAACTGCTGGGCGTTTAAAGGCTCCCAGGGCTACCTGGTGATCCGGCTCTCCCTGCGGGTCAAGCCCACCGCCTTCTGCCTGGAGCACATCCCCAAGAGCATGTCGCCCACCGGCACCATCACCAGCGCCCCCCGCAACTTCACCGTCTAT GGTCTGGGAGATGAGTACCAAGAGGAGGGTAAACTTCTGGGAGAATACGTCTACCAGGAGGACGGGGATTCGCTGCAGACCTTCCCGGTCATG AAGAACGAGCAGGCCTTCCAGATCATCGAGGTACGGGTGCTCTCCAACTGGGGCCACCCGGAGTACACCTGCCTGTATCGCTTCAGGGTGCACGGGGAGCCACGCCCGCAGCaatga
- the sun1b gene encoding SUN domain-containing protein 1 isoform X4, translating to MYYSLRAGCCPGPGPQLLPTGAREQEEESKRRMNMDFSQLHTYTPPQCAPDNTGYTYSLSSSYSTAALEFEQQHQLAPVFDSPRMSRRSLRLQTGGAGLYGDDSHADGPQNHVSYTTNTTTSSSSRKETRTPRNRKQQQAVSQTLSLSQMDTPRQTLSFSALSTPVAGGGLQHAGLATDTTLLSSTSASTSVPGQASLRQRASTTTTTTTTADGYWGSGHDVELTGRSTSHGHGLNGGAAGSVSKSSEHTTAANGYICKDCSIHSPSTGGLSAHCASSSSSSSSLGAQAAASATGAFSSFSSSSSLSSSSMSPSSSIYSRDKSRRNKTGVLASVSSTCVRYGRKAVAPVVSLFTLLFSSVLWLGSRARSQGKAHSSFCGSMNVKDLVTGDSSHLKLNGSLCDDCKGKQSSHAAVTQSVLLLSQSATQSSTQSSTQSSTQSSTQSRTQRLGGALLSFLACTGSCLLVPGYGVVRAGKALGSGAGVAVYTVVHTVFRKLVSLIYFVLAAPVRVGWGLLWFLATGWYQLVSFMSLLNVFFLTRCVPLLWRLLLLLLPLLLLLALWWWGPSTAALLAYLPATNLSLWRPASPLVLLSSLLPASGPPPAPVLEAEPTLSHATPATPISAVPPALPPAAAAALASLDLERLERLEQRLALLWEQVQRGDQQQEQRFGDTLVLHSSLREELRTQTDRDSLGLWVSGLLEGKLGALRAELEAGDAHRAQKEELLQQNRAERLAEVESLLALLASRTEEVQQKQHHYKVEREEETMKAMREAAILAEAPDVPVAPISVGVNQEDHEALLAEVRRLEAELGRVRADLQGVLGCKGKCGQLDTLHDTISAQVSSEVSSQVRRELRALFYGSGQAGEGHHGDGDDALPESLVLWLSERYVGGPELQASLAALELAILSDVSQQLERSRGQALLDAQAQAQSVSETVRQTVSHSVQHSATAQGLSEEQVQLIVQNALRLYSQDRTGLVDYALESGGGSILSTRCSETYETKTALMSLFGLPLWYFSQSPRVVIQPDVYPGNCWAFKGSQGYLVIRLSLRVKPTAFCLEHIPKSMSPTGTITSAPRNFTVYGLGDEYQEEGKLLGEYVYQEDGDSLQTFPVMKNEQAFQIIEVRVLSNWGHPEYTCLYRFRVHGEPRPQQ from the exons ttCCAGCTACTCTACAGCGGCCCTAGAGTttgagcagcagcaccagctcgCTCCCGTGTTCGACTCTCCCAGGATGTCGCGCCGGAGCCTGCGCCTGCAGACCGGTGGTGCCGGTCTCTATGGCGACGACAGCCATGCCGACGGCCCCCAGAACCACGTCAgctacaccaccaacaccaccacaagcagcagcagcaggaaggagACTCG gacgccTCGCAACaggaagcagcagcaggccgTCTCTCAGACCCTGTCCCTGAGCCAGATGGATACGCCCCGACAGACGCTGTCCTTCTCTGCCCTCAGCACCCCTGTGGCGGGCGGAGGCCTTCAGCACGCCGGCCTCGCCACCGACACCACCctgctctcctccacctccgcctccacctccgtcCCCGGCCAGGCCAGCCTGAGACAAcgtgcctccaccaccaccaccaccaccaccactgccgaTGGATACTGGG GGTCAGGTCATGATGTTGAACTCACAG GGCGCAGTACTAGCCACGGCCACGGCCTCAACGGGGGCGCCGCCGGCAGCGTGTCCAAGTCTTCCGAACACACCACCGCCGCCAACGGCTACATCTGTAAAGACTGCTCCATACACTCCCCCAGCACGGGCGGCCTAAGCGCCCACTGCGCCTCATCTTCGTCCTCTTCATCATCTCTGGGCGCCCAGGCCGCCGCGTCCGCGACCGGCGCTTTTTCCTCCttctcgtcgtcgtcgtcgctgTCGTCTTCATCCATGTCGCCCTCCTCCAGCATATACTCCCGAGACAAGAGTCGAAGGAACAAAACGG gcgtcCTGGCGTCTGTGTCCAGCACATGCGTGCGCTACGGCAGGAAAGCGGTCGCCCCCGTGGTGTCCCTCTTCACGCTGCTGTTCAGCAGCGTGCTCTGGCTAGGCTCGAGGGCCAGGAGCCAGGGGAAag CTCACTCCAGCTTCTGTGGAAGCATGAATGTAAAAGATCTGGTAACGGGAGACTCGTCGCATCTTAAACTCAACGGCTCCCTGT GCGACGACTGTAAAGGGAAGCAGTCCTCCCACGCTGCAGTGACACAGTCTGTCCTGCTGCTCTCCCAGTCCGCCACCCAGTCCTCCACCCAGTCCTCCACCCAGTCCTCCACCCAGTCCTCCACCCAGTCCAGGACTCAGCGTCTTGGGGGGGCGCTGCTGAGCTTCCTGGCTTGCACAG GTTCCTGCCTTTTGGTACCAGGCTACGGTGTGGTGCGTGCGGGCAAAGCGCTTGGCTCCGGGGCCGGGGTCGCGGTCTACACGGTGGTCCACACGGTGTTCCGGAAGCTGGTCTCGCTGATCTACTTCGTTCTAGCGGCTCCAG TGCGTGTGGGCTGGGGACTGCTGTGGTTCCTGGCGACAGGATGGTACCAGCTGGTGTCCTTCATGTCTCTCCTCAATGTTTTCTTTCTTACCCG ATGCGTTCCCCTACTTTGGAGactgctgctccttctcctaCCTCTTCTACTCCTGCTAG CTCTCTGGTGGTGGGGTCCGTCCACTGCAGCCCTCCTGGCCTACCTGCCGGCCACCAACCTGAGCCTGTGGCGGCCCGCCTCGCCCCTGGTCCTCCTGTCCAGCCTGCTCCCGGCCTCCGgacccccgcccgcccccgtCCTGGAGGCGGAGCCGACCCTGAGCCACGCCACGCCGGCCACGCCCATCTCCGCTGTGCCg cctgccctcccccccgcggcggcggcggccctaGCCAGTCTGGACCTGGAGCGTCTGGAGCGTCTGGAGCAGCGTCTGGCTCTTCTCTGGGAGCAGGTCCAGCGGGGGgaccagcagcaggagcagcgctTCGGGGACACGCTGGTCCTCCACAGCAGCCTGCGGGAGGAGCTGCGCACCCAGACGGACCGCGACAGCCTGGGCCTCTGGGTGTCCGGCCTGCTGGAGGGGAAGCTGGGCGCGCTGCGGGCGGAGCTGGAGGCGGGCGACGCCCACAGGGCACAG AAGGAGGAGCTTCTGCAGCAGAATCGAGCCGAGCGATTGGCCGAGGTGGAGTCTCTGCTGGCCCTACTGGCCTCCAGGACTGAG gaggtgcagcagaagcagcatCACTACaaagtggagagggaggaggagaccatGAAGGCAATGAGAGAGGCCGCCATTCTAGCGGAGGCTCCAGACGTACCGGTGGCGCCCATCAG CGTGGGGGTCAACCAGGAGGACCACGAGGCCCTGCTGGCGGAGGTGAGGcggctggaggcggagctgggGCGCGTCCGGGCCGAcctgcagggggtgctggggtgCAAGGGGAAGTGCGGGCAGCTGGACACCCTCCACGACACG ATCTCCGCCCAGGTGTCCTCCGAGGTCTCCTCCCAGGTGCGTCGGGAGCTGCGGGCGCTGTTCTACGGCTCGGGCCAGGCGGGCGAGGGTCACCACGGCGACGGCGACGACGCGCTGCCCGAGAGCCTGGTCCTCTGGCTGTCCGAGCGCTACGTGGGCGGGCCCGAGCTGCAGGCGTCCCTGGCCGCTCTGGAGCTGGCCATCCTGAGCGACGTGTCCCAGCAGCTGGAGCGCAGCCGCGGGCAGGCCCTGCTGGacgcccaggcccaggcccagagCGTCAGCGAGACCGTCCGCCAGACCGTCAGCCACAGCGTCCAGCACAGCGCCACCGCCCAGGGGCTGTCTGAAGAG caaGTGCAGCTGATCGTCCAGAACGCCCTGAGACTCTACTCCCAGGATCGGACGGGCCTAGTGGACTACGCTCTGGAGTCTGGAG GAGGCAGCATCCTGAGCACTCGCTGTTCTGAGACCTACGAGACCAAGACGGCCCTGATGAGTCTGTTCGGCCTTCCTCTGTGGTACTTCTCCCAGTCGCCGCGCGTCGTCATTCAG CCGGACGTGTACCCGGGGAACTGCTGGGCGTTTAAAGGCTCCCAGGGCTACCTGGTGATCCGGCTCTCCCTGCGGGTCAAGCCCACCGCCTTCTGCCTGGAGCACATCCCCAAGAGCATGTCGCCCACCGGCACCATCACCAGCGCCCCCCGCAACTTCACCGTCTAT GGTCTGGGAGATGAGTACCAAGAGGAGGGTAAACTTCTGGGAGAATACGTCTACCAGGAGGACGGGGATTCGCTGCAGACCTTCCCGGTCATG AAGAACGAGCAGGCCTTCCAGATCATCGAGGTACGGGTGCTCTCCAACTGGGGCCACCCGGAGTACACCTGCCTGTATCGCTTCAGGGTGCACGGGGAGCCACGCCCGCAGCaatga
- the sun1b gene encoding SUN domain-containing protein 1 isoform X8 has product MYYSLRAGCCPGPGPQLLPTGAREQEEESKRRMNMDFSQLHTYTPPQCAPDNTGYTYSLSSSYSTAALEFEQQHQLAPVFDSPRMSRRSLRLQTGGAGLYGDDSHADGPQNHVSYTTNTTTSSSSRKETRTPRNRKQQQAVSQTLSLSQMDTPRQTLSFSALSTPVAGGGLQHAGLATDTTLLSSTSASTSVPGQASLRQRASTTTTTTTTADGYWGSGHDVELTGRSTSHGHGLNGGAAGSVSKSSEHTTAANGYICKDCSIHSPSTGGLSAHCASSSSSSSSLGAQAAASATGAFSSFSSSSSLSSSSMSPSSSIYSRDKSRRNKTGVLASVSSTCVRYGRKAVAPVVSLFTLLFSSVLWLGSRARSQGKAHSSFCGSMNVKDLVTGDSSHLKLNGSLCSCLLVPGYGVVRAGKALGSGAGVAVYTVVHTVFRKLVSLIYFVLAAPVRVGWGLLWFLATGWYQLVSFMSLLNVFFLTRCVPLLWRLLLLLLPLLLLLALWWWGPSTAALLAYLPATNLSLWRPASPLVLLSSLLPASGPPPAPVLEAEPTLSHATPATPISAVPPALPPAAAAALASLDLERLERLEQRLALLWEQVQRGDQQQEQRFGDTLVLHSSLREELRTQTDRDSLGLWVSGLLEGKLGALRAELEAGDAHRAQKEELLQQNRAERLAEVESLLALLASRTEEVQQKQHHYKVEREEETMKAMREAAILAEAPDVPVAPISVGVNQEDHEALLAEVRRLEAELGRVRADLQGVLGCKGKCGQLDTLHDTISAQVSSEVSSQVRRELRALFYGSGQAGEGHHGDGDDALPESLVLWLSERYVGGPELQASLAALELAILSDVSQQLERSRGQALLDAQAQAQSVSETVRQTVSHSVQHSATAQGLSEEQVQLIVQNALRLYSQDRTGLVDYALESGGGSILSTRCSETYETKTALMSLFGLPLWYFSQSPRVVIQPDVYPGNCWAFKGSQGYLVIRLSLRVKPTAFCLEHIPKSMSPTGTITSAPRNFTVYGLGDEYQEEGKLLGEYVYQEDGDSLQTFPVMKNEQAFQIIEVRVLSNWGHPEYTCLYRFRVHGEPRPQQ; this is encoded by the exons ttCCAGCTACTCTACAGCGGCCCTAGAGTttgagcagcagcaccagctcgCTCCCGTGTTCGACTCTCCCAGGATGTCGCGCCGGAGCCTGCGCCTGCAGACCGGTGGTGCCGGTCTCTATGGCGACGACAGCCATGCCGACGGCCCCCAGAACCACGTCAgctacaccaccaacaccaccacaagcagcagcagcaggaaggagACTCG gacgccTCGCAACaggaagcagcagcaggccgTCTCTCAGACCCTGTCCCTGAGCCAGATGGATACGCCCCGACAGACGCTGTCCTTCTCTGCCCTCAGCACCCCTGTGGCGGGCGGAGGCCTTCAGCACGCCGGCCTCGCCACCGACACCACCctgctctcctccacctccgcctccacctccgtcCCCGGCCAGGCCAGCCTGAGACAAcgtgcctccaccaccaccaccaccaccaccactgccgaTGGATACTGGG GGTCAGGTCATGATGTTGAACTCACAG GGCGCAGTACTAGCCACGGCCACGGCCTCAACGGGGGCGCCGCCGGCAGCGTGTCCAAGTCTTCCGAACACACCACCGCCGCCAACGGCTACATCTGTAAAGACTGCTCCATACACTCCCCCAGCACGGGCGGCCTAAGCGCCCACTGCGCCTCATCTTCGTCCTCTTCATCATCTCTGGGCGCCCAGGCCGCCGCGTCCGCGACCGGCGCTTTTTCCTCCttctcgtcgtcgtcgtcgctgTCGTCTTCATCCATGTCGCCCTCCTCCAGCATATACTCCCGAGACAAGAGTCGAAGGAACAAAACGG gcgtcCTGGCGTCTGTGTCCAGCACATGCGTGCGCTACGGCAGGAAAGCGGTCGCCCCCGTGGTGTCCCTCTTCACGCTGCTGTTCAGCAGCGTGCTCTGGCTAGGCTCGAGGGCCAGGAGCCAGGGGAAag CTCACTCCAGCTTCTGTGGAAGCATGAATGTAAAAGATCTGGTAACGGGAGACTCGTCGCATCTTAAACTCAACGGCTCCCTGT GTTCCTGCCTTTTGGTACCAGGCTACGGTGTGGTGCGTGCGGGCAAAGCGCTTGGCTCCGGGGCCGGGGTCGCGGTCTACACGGTGGTCCACACGGTGTTCCGGAAGCTGGTCTCGCTGATCTACTTCGTTCTAGCGGCTCCAG TGCGTGTGGGCTGGGGACTGCTGTGGTTCCTGGCGACAGGATGGTACCAGCTGGTGTCCTTCATGTCTCTCCTCAATGTTTTCTTTCTTACCCG ATGCGTTCCCCTACTTTGGAGactgctgctccttctcctaCCTCTTCTACTCCTGCTAG CTCTCTGGTGGTGGGGTCCGTCCACTGCAGCCCTCCTGGCCTACCTGCCGGCCACCAACCTGAGCCTGTGGCGGCCCGCCTCGCCCCTGGTCCTCCTGTCCAGCCTGCTCCCGGCCTCCGgacccccgcccgcccccgtCCTGGAGGCGGAGCCGACCCTGAGCCACGCCACGCCGGCCACGCCCATCTCCGCTGTGCCg cctgccctcccccccgcggcggcggcggccctaGCCAGTCTGGACCTGGAGCGTCTGGAGCGTCTGGAGCAGCGTCTGGCTCTTCTCTGGGAGCAGGTCCAGCGGGGGgaccagcagcaggagcagcgctTCGGGGACACGCTGGTCCTCCACAGCAGCCTGCGGGAGGAGCTGCGCACCCAGACGGACCGCGACAGCCTGGGCCTCTGGGTGTCCGGCCTGCTGGAGGGGAAGCTGGGCGCGCTGCGGGCGGAGCTGGAGGCGGGCGACGCCCACAGGGCACAG AAGGAGGAGCTTCTGCAGCAGAATCGAGCCGAGCGATTGGCCGAGGTGGAGTCTCTGCTGGCCCTACTGGCCTCCAGGACTGAG gaggtgcagcagaagcagcatCACTACaaagtggagagggaggaggagaccatGAAGGCAATGAGAGAGGCCGCCATTCTAGCGGAGGCTCCAGACGTACCGGTGGCGCCCATCAG CGTGGGGGTCAACCAGGAGGACCACGAGGCCCTGCTGGCGGAGGTGAGGcggctggaggcggagctgggGCGCGTCCGGGCCGAcctgcagggggtgctggggtgCAAGGGGAAGTGCGGGCAGCTGGACACCCTCCACGACACG ATCTCCGCCCAGGTGTCCTCCGAGGTCTCCTCCCAGGTGCGTCGGGAGCTGCGGGCGCTGTTCTACGGCTCGGGCCAGGCGGGCGAGGGTCACCACGGCGACGGCGACGACGCGCTGCCCGAGAGCCTGGTCCTCTGGCTGTCCGAGCGCTACGTGGGCGGGCCCGAGCTGCAGGCGTCCCTGGCCGCTCTGGAGCTGGCCATCCTGAGCGACGTGTCCCAGCAGCTGGAGCGCAGCCGCGGGCAGGCCCTGCTGGacgcccaggcccaggcccagagCGTCAGCGAGACCGTCCGCCAGACCGTCAGCCACAGCGTCCAGCACAGCGCCACCGCCCAGGGGCTGTCTGAAGAG caaGTGCAGCTGATCGTCCAGAACGCCCTGAGACTCTACTCCCAGGATCGGACGGGCCTAGTGGACTACGCTCTGGAGTCTGGAG GAGGCAGCATCCTGAGCACTCGCTGTTCTGAGACCTACGAGACCAAGACGGCCCTGATGAGTCTGTTCGGCCTTCCTCTGTGGTACTTCTCCCAGTCGCCGCGCGTCGTCATTCAG CCGGACGTGTACCCGGGGAACTGCTGGGCGTTTAAAGGCTCCCAGGGCTACCTGGTGATCCGGCTCTCCCTGCGGGTCAAGCCCACCGCCTTCTGCCTGGAGCACATCCCCAAGAGCATGTCGCCCACCGGCACCATCACCAGCGCCCCCCGCAACTTCACCGTCTAT GGTCTGGGAGATGAGTACCAAGAGGAGGGTAAACTTCTGGGAGAATACGTCTACCAGGAGGACGGGGATTCGCTGCAGACCTTCCCGGTCATG AAGAACGAGCAGGCCTTCCAGATCATCGAGGTACGGGTGCTCTCCAACTGGGGCCACCCGGAGTACACCTGCCTGTATCGCTTCAGGGTGCACGGGGAGCCACGCCCGCAGCaatga